The genomic interval GCGAATTTCCTCTGCCACCAGCAGCGCCGCGCGCCCTGCCGATTCCATATCGGATGCCACGTTGTTCACCAGGACCACAAACTCGTCGCCGCCCAGGCGTGCCACCGTGTCGCCGGGGCGCACCTGGCGCTTCAGGCGCTGCGCCACCTGCATCAGCAGCGCATCGCCCAAGGTATGCCCGCGGGCGTCGTTGATCTGCTTGAAGTTGTCGAGGTCGATGTACAGCACCGCACCCACATGGGCGGCCTTCAGCGCGCTCTGGAGCGCGTGCTCCATGCGGTCGAGCAGCATGCGCCGGTTGGGCAGCCCGGTAAGGGCGTCGAAGTACGCCAGCTGGTGCGTGCGCGCCTCGGCCTGCTTGCGTTCGGTAATGTCGCGCGAGAGCGCAATGAACCGGGGTTCACCATCCGGCTGGGCGCTTTGCTTGCGGGCAATGGACAACTCAAACCAGTGCGCCACGCCACCGACCTCCAGCCGGTACTGGTGACCTGCCGAGTAGCCCGTGTGGTGGGCAGCCTCCAGCGCCGCATGGCAACCCGCTGCCGCTTCCGGGGGCACCACCTCGGTGATCAAACGGCCCAGAAACATCTCGGGGGGCATGGTGAGCATGTCCATGCGTGCCGTACGGCAGTGGTGTATGCGTCCATGCACGTCCAGCTCGAAGAGCAGGTCGGGGATGGCGTTGAGCGTACTTTCCAGGTCGTCGCGCGTGGCCCGCAGCTCTGCCGTCATGCTGCGGGCAAGCGCCACCGCCCGCTCGCGCCCGGTCGCCAGCAGCCAGGCAAACCAGGCAAGAACCAGGCTCAATACGGTGCCCGCCAAGGCAACGGGGTGGTGGCCCACTACCTGGTAGCGCAGCGAAAAAGCGGGCAGGGGCGCCATCTGCAGCGTCCAGCGGCGCCCGCCGATATCGAGAACGCGCGTTGCCTGCAGCCCTCCTGATTCCAGCCCGGCAGCGTTGGGGGCGGTTTTGCTGAAGATGGGGGTATCGGATGCGCTGCGATCGGGCGTGCTGTCCAGAATCTGCAGGCCGATGTCCGCGTCGAACTCGCCGGACATGCCGCCCAACACATCGGCCATGCTGAACGGGGCGGACACCCACCCCGCAATGCCCGATCGCCTGCCCTCCAGGGTCTGGGTGTTGGCCGCAGGGTCATACATCGGGAGGTACATGACCAGCCCCGGACTGCCGTCCTGCATGAGGGTGATTGGCCCCGAAAGGGCCAGCTGCCCGGTATCGCGCGCGCGGTCCAGGGCCTCTTTGGCCACGGGAATGGTCAGCACGTCGAACCCCAGGGTCTTGAGGTTGTCGTCCTCCAGCGGCTCGATGTGGGTGATGGGGGCATACACCGCCCGCTCGCCTGCAGGCCGCACCGTGTAGCCCGCAAAGCCGCGTTGCTGCATGTCTTCAGTGTGCGCTGCAAGGGCAGATGCCGGCAGCCGCAGGATGAGCGACACGCCTCGCAGGCCCGGCCGTGTTTCACGCAGCTGCAGGGCCTCTACATAGGCCTGGAACTCCTCCCGGTCAATGCGCTCGGAGCCCTCGAAGTACCCCTTGACGCCCCGCAGCACCACCTGGTAGGTGGTCATCCGGTCCTTGAGGTTGTATGCAATCTGGTCGGCCGCCGTCTGGAAGTTCTGATCACGCTGGGCGAGCGCGTTGCGCTCCTCGCTTTGCCAGTACAGGAACGTCAGCCCCAGGGTCAACACGGCAATCAGCGGCGGAAGCACGCGGGCAAGCCAGCGGTGGCGCCCGGCATCCGGAACGGCGGCCGGGGGCACGGTAGCTTGGGCTGTCGCGCCGGAGTGCTCGGCGCCCTCGCGGGAGTAGGGTGTCATCGTTTGCTGGGTGCTGTCGCGCTCGCGGCTGCGAGGTCAAACTCTGGCAGTGGAAATACCGGGCCATTATGAGCACGATCCTGCCCTTCCCCGAAGAAGAACTTGCCCGCACCCCAGCAGTCTGAATGCGAAGGGTACTTTTTGCGCCCGCCGTTGGCTTGTATATGCTCTGGACTGCAACGGCGCCGAACTCTGACCCGCAACCCACCCTCCGCACCACACGACAAGACCCGGCATGGCATCGCTTGACTTTGACCTGGAAGCCACCCACTTTCGCACTTTCTATGGGCAGCACGCTGCATCGCTGGAGGCCGCCTGCACAGCCATCACGGCCATGGTGGCCGCGGCCGTGTCCGAGGTGGGGGGCGTCGATGTGGCAAAGGTCGAGGGTCGCGTGAAGGATGTGGACGAGTGCATCCGCAAGTTTGTGCGCAAGTACCGCCCGGCGCTGGAAGAAAGCAACACGCCCTACGACATCCAGAGCTACATCACCGACCTGATCGGCGTGCGGGTGGTGTGCCTGTATGAGGACGAACTGGAAAAAGTAGCCCAGATCGTGCGCGCGCGCTTTGCGGTGATCGATGTCACCGACAAGGTGACCGCCGTGGAGAGCACGGAGGCATCGTTTGGCTACAAGGGCCTGCACCTGGACCTCAAGCTCAGTGCAGCAGAACGGGACCTGCCCCAGCACGCCGCCTATGCGCATTGGCCGTTCGAGCTGCAGGTGCGCACCATCATCCAGGATTCATGGAGCGTTCTGGACCACAAGATCAAATACAAGAAGTCCATTCCAGGGCAGCTCAAGCGGCGCATCAACGTGCTTTCGGCCCTGTTTGAACTGGCCGACCGCGAATTTCGCCAGATCCGCGACGCCACGGCGGCCGAGCTGCTGCAGGCTCCGGATGAAACCGCAGAGCCGCTGCCGGATGCAGCGGTGGATATTCACCCCCATAGCCGGGCGACTTCGGGCAGCAGCGAGCTCAACGCCTTCACGTTCCTCAAGATCGCCACGCATTTCTTCAAGGATTTCGAGTTCGAGCCCAGCAAGGTGGACGGTTTTGTGGACGATATCCAGGTCTGGTCGCCCGGCATGACGCGCGCGCGCTTCAACAGCCTGATGCGCGAAACCATCGGCGTCGTCAAGCGCTACAAGCAGCATTTCGAGGAACTGAACCCTCTGGGCAGCTTCAACCCGTACACCGTGATCCGGCACTGCCTGTACCTCAGTAACAAGTCAGCCTTCCGTCCGGCCCTGAGAAACTCGGCACGCGAAT from Acidovorax sp. FHTAMBA carries:
- a CDS encoding EAL domain-containing protein: MTPYSREGAEHSGATAQATVPPAAVPDAGRHRWLARVLPPLIAVLTLGLTFLYWQSEERNALAQRDQNFQTAADQIAYNLKDRMTTYQVVLRGVKGYFEGSERIDREEFQAYVEALQLRETRPGLRGVSLILRLPASALAAHTEDMQQRGFAGYTVRPAGERAVYAPITHIEPLEDDNLKTLGFDVLTIPVAKEALDRARDTGQLALSGPITLMQDGSPGLVMYLPMYDPAANTQTLEGRRSGIAGWVSAPFSMADVLGGMSGEFDADIGLQILDSTPDRSASDTPIFSKTAPNAAGLESGGLQATRVLDIGGRRWTLQMAPLPAFSLRYQVVGHHPVALAGTVLSLVLAWFAWLLATGRERAVALARSMTAELRATRDDLESTLNAIPDLLFELDVHGRIHHCRTARMDMLTMPPEMFLGRLITEVVPPEAAAGCHAALEAAHHTGYSAGHQYRLEVGGVAHWFELSIARKQSAQPDGEPRFIALSRDITERKQAEARTHQLAYFDALTGLPNRRMLLDRMEHALQSALKAAHVGAVLYIDLDNFKQINDARGHTLGDALLMQVAQRLKRQVRPGDTVARLGGDEFVVLVNNVASDMESAGRAALLVAEEIRVSLEAPYTIDTHVYSTTGSIGITLFPERGENAEDLLREADTAMYRAKDLGRNRIRFYEAAMQADVQERLALEQDLKNAHAEGQLAVFVQNQVDAAANVVGGELLMRWNHPVRGNVPPNRFIPIAEASGLILRMGDWMIQQACETLARLQASGRTLSLSVNVSERQFRQDDFVDRVRHILAHTGANPAHLILEVTESLLIENLDDTIARMTEIVNLGVRFSIDDFGTGYSSLAYLKRLPLYELKIDKSFVNDTPDDPNDTAIVQSILSVARHLKLRVVAEGVETRAQADFLINSQCDCLQGYLFGRPEPLAAWLDRLS
- a CDS encoding (p)ppGpp synthetase, with amino-acid sequence MASLDFDLEATHFRTFYGQHAASLEAACTAITAMVAAAVSEVGGVDVAKVEGRVKDVDECIRKFVRKYRPALEESNTPYDIQSYITDLIGVRVVCLYEDELEKVAQIVRARFAVIDVTDKVTAVESTEASFGYKGLHLDLKLSAAERDLPQHAAYAHWPFELQVRTIIQDSWSVLDHKIKYKKSIPGQLKRRINVLSALFELADREFRQIRDATAAELLQAPDETAEPLPDAAVDIHPHSRATSGSSELNAFTFLKIATHFFKDFEFEPSKVDGFVDDIQVWSPGMTRARFNSLMRETIGVVKRYKQHFEELNPLGSFNPYTVIRHCLYLSNKSAFRPALRNSARESFEAWLQEQGEHRSQ